The DNA region aaaaattatgatatatataagaattatagtaatattaatgattCTATAAGTTATAACGTAAAAAATGAGACAgctatatatatatatgaatatttaattcaccttttaaaagataataaaaatttttatatgatacATGATTTTCTAGAAGAAAATAAGTATTTCAAAAATTGTAATTATaactttttaaataattatcttAATATTGcaaatgattatataattatagCAACGAAGATAAAAAATGCATTGTCATTGAATAATAAgcatatattttatggTATTAgaaaacatatattaatttatttaaatttaataaattatgtagaaacaaaatatattttttatgaaaataattataatttaaaaaatttagTTTATCATTTGTATATAGATAAAATTGTAAAAAGTTATGATTTCAATTTATATACctatgaaaaaaatttgtaCGTATTAAgaagaatattattttttgatagtaatataaatatatatcacttatataataattttacTCTTAATGATAATACATTCAAAAGTATTTTTTATGCCATATATGAAAACTTAAATGTCCATGATTCTTATTTAATTACATATCAGGATATGGACGAACAAAATCTGAGTAAGGGcaataatgtatataacAACACAATAGATgatcaaaatatatatatggatgatgataaaacaaaaaaaaaaaaaaaaaaaagtgtatatattacaaCAAATACAACTGATAGATATAATCATTATAGAGATAGTttaaatttcttttttaatttaaaaatgatcaagaggaagaaaaaaaacgatgatgataatgatgataatatatatcaacCTATTATAGGTCAAAATGATACAtgtagtaataataaaacgTCAGTTCAGTTTAAGTTTGATAATTTggaagataataaaaaaataaaagatgataaccataataatgatgataataataaaaatgataataataataaggatgatgataataatgataataataataatgatattaaaaataataataataataataataataacaatgTAATGTCagaaaagaatatttttcaaGGTGAAGACAcagataaaaatataaataatacaataataaatatagatgataaaaagaaaaaaaaaaaaaaaagtaattattttttaaatttttacaacaaaaagatatatgaaaaatataataataataataaaagacATAAATCAGAAATTATCTTAAATATgtcatataataatatggaaaatataataagaacaaaaaataatagaaataaaagCTTTTTCGTACCTAAGAAAAGttcttataatatatttcataatatattatcgaagaggaacatatatataaataatacaaacaatgataatattataaattataaatattttccttttaattattataaatattattattcatatgatGATCCAATGaataatgtaaaaaatcaaaatttaaaaacttatttcaattttaaaaataatcaacttaaattattaatatataattttttatacttatacatatttgatgaatatatatatatgcatacacataaaaaggatataaatgaatattttaattttgtgaacgttttaaaaaagaagcAAAAATTAAGATACAGGGTATATCATTTCTTTTGTAAATCAAGCAAAGATATAGGAGATGAAATAActtattataaaaaatatattaaagaaaaatatttaaagaaaaataaaaggaaagataataaaatgtataattctataattaaagaaaaaggtattgatataaaaatgaaaaaggatatttcttttaagggtagaaataaaaaagaaaatgatatatgTGCTAGAAATTTAGATGGttcaaaaaatttattGATGAAGGAAAATAAGAGTGTGTCTTTAAAATCTCTTTttatagataataaaaagaattatagTATTAAGAGTATACATTTTATGAGAGACATATATAgaaagaattatataaattaccatatgaaaattaatatagaaaaatatgagCATATATGcttcttatttttaataactGAAATGTTATCTGTTGTTTTATTAccatatattaattttcATATTCCTTTTGTATATAcgaaaataaataaaaatatgaatgatatGGAATTTACGCACATAGATAAATTTAGGTTTGAAAATAAGTGttatgataattatgatgatgatgattataatgattatgatgattatgatgattatgaggaaaaaaatattgaacAAGTAGACATCCGAAGTGGGGATGACAATGATATCActcataataataataataatagtaataataatagtaataataatagtaataatagtaataatgATGTTTTTATGGGTGGTCTGTGTGATTCTTCAAATCTACATAAAATCAATAACACGGTAGATAAAAACAATTTGAATAACCTTGAAGTAAGAAACAAATTAACTTTTTCTAATACATATAACATGAAGGAcgttaaaaaaaaagaaaaaaaaaaagttttattatttaataaaaagaaaggAACCAAAAGTACGTTAAAAACATCAGCAAAAAGAAgtaaaaaaacatattatcATAGAAAAGTTACAAGTAATGCAAAGAATgaaacattatatatacaaaagTATTGTATACAcaatgaaaataaaattaaatatactATAGGTAAAAGAAATTCAtctaatatttttaataggagaaaacaaataaacaaacaaaaaataacaggtcaccaaaaaaaaaagtataataaaaataatttaaaaaaaaacaagaataatgaaatatatcaatcatatgatgataataataataatatttattatattggCTTATTCAATATGAATAgaataaatgataaattatgtaatataacaaatttaaatgtaggaacaaaatgtataatagaacaaaattttttatataacgATTATTACAGTATAGATATTaatgaatttaaaaaaatatttcacaataaaggaaaatattttctaataaaaaaatatgaaaagaTTATTGCTCTAGCATATTTTACTAGATTTAATActtatttaattttttcattatatgAAAGAATAGCCATgttaaattatttatattctaaCTATAATTCTGTTATATCCATTTTAAGATATCTTAATTATGTACATTGcaaattaattaataaatatgcCCCTGATCCTtatagtaataaaaataaaaacaagACGACGATCcaaaatattcataatgataaatatgaatataatcaaaatgataaaagtgataaatgtatattttctaGTGACAATATTTATAGAGGAAAAATCAATCCAACCATTGATAATATAAGGTTAAATAGTTATGATACAAATGATAAACcaaataatacaaatattttcttttatatgaaaaatgaagatattCCTTTTAAggattatatatttaatacatatagtacgaattatataaatgatagaaaatatataactGAAGAAAGCaataaatatgttaatgaaaatatttttgaaaaaatagctaatattaaatcatttcgtttttctttattttttgatatattttttgaattaaAGGTCAATTTTAATCATTTAATTAATAGTCACATATGTGTACAGAACGgattaaaatatttatttttttatatgaaaaacTGTCAcaaatttaatttaattattgATTGTGAGCAGAAAGTTAAAAGGATAGAGCatatgaaattattttatgataatataattgacaaggaaaaagaagaaaattatgacaacaaaaaaatatatgataaaagttgttattattataatatttataaacCAAGAAATAATCTTGAACACACGactaataaatataaaacaaatgaaTATAACCAACACCctgatgaaaatatttttataagaacCAAATCAGATATTATTCTTTcgaaaaaaaatttcttaGAGTTGAAAAAAAGTGGTGAGTACACTTTAGATATTAAAGACATATTAAGAGAAGGTAATACAAATTATATGCATAaagaacatataaataataaaaaaaaaacaaacaaaaacaaTTCTTTgaatgatttttttttaaatacaCATGTATCGAAAGATTCAATGaaatattcaaatatacaaaatgataaatataataatatggaaaatatTGATTATAGTAATAAATCATCAGAATGTATGAATGAAAAAGATAgacataataaatataataaatataagaaatatattacaaatgatatatttataaataataaagaatatatatttgaatataaattaGATATGAACAAATTGAGAGGAAGTAaactttattttattattggtatatcattattaaaacaaataaatacaaatccttattatgataatataaaagaggttcattttatatatgaagaagatgatttaattaataaagaaataaatataaataatatagtaaaaaatgattatactgaattattacaattaagttataaatatattatgaaaagTATACATATAGATCCTAATagtatattaaattattattatttatgtattatttatttatataatctaaaaattaataaatgcatatatatttgtaaaaattttttaatcaGACATAATATTTACGATATGTATACATTTCCTTTCTTTATGTTAAGTTTGACTGTAATGAGTTGTAGAACAATACAAAGTAAAtcaaaaaagaaatatgaaataaattatgataataataatataaatatgaaacATAATTGTAAGGACAAGTACTGTTCTATGCATTATAGAGGTTATCAACAACAATGtaaaaacaataaaatgCTATATGAACATATGTCACCctttgaaaaatataacaaacAATATGCTTCAATGCTTAATAgtgtaaaaataaatgctcccaatttttttaattctatAACGAATATTcaagatatatataacatgaacaataaaaatatttcgaataataaaaatatttcgaataataaaaatatttcgaataataaaaatctATCTCTTGATTCAAATCTATCAATATCTTCAAATGATACCAACAATTCAAACAAATTATGCAATATAAGTAATATAATCAATTGCAATATTTTGAAGAATAAGGAAGATGAAATTGTTgtattaaaagaaaatgatgaaaagAACCTAACAAATTTATATACCAATAAGAATGAACTTAGTTgtgatgaagaaaaaaaaaataaatctaaaaaaatgattattttttcgGATACTACAAATAAGGATTTAAACAATAGTACATATGCAACAAAAGGAAATCtcataaataaaaatattaataataatgaaaaaaagaagGAAAGGAAAATATCCGAGCAAAGTAAAAAGGATATTATTTCAACAAAGGTTAATGATGatttatatcaaaaaaGACAAATATTGAACAAAGATTTCCTTGACATATTAAATAAGGCTATGAACatattttgtaataatttttttttcctctatctatatgtttattatattattcattatttttcactttatgatatattattcatatgggagagaaaaaataaaaagaaaagaaatgaatataaaaagtataatCAACAGACACATTTTCAAAATATGTCcttaaataatttaattaattgTAATGGTTCAGAGTCTGATAtgaataatgaaaataataaccCTTTCAATATTGTGaacaagaaaaataaaggaaataaaaaactAACAAATTGTATTAAAGAAGAAattgataaaatattattttccatGAAAATATTAGAAGGTAGGAATTGTAGCcaaaatgatgaaaaaaatacaaaaaatagaagaaaaataaatactCCAAACATATATGAAACGAATAAAAAGAGAACTAGATATTTGTATAACAAATTAAGTTATTTAAAcaacataaatataaataataataataataataataattataataaaaataataaagattATATTGATATTAGTAATATAAAACTATTACCATGTTGTATACCTATATTggttatattatataaatatatacatagaaatatttgttctaaaaagacaaaaaataattcggacgtctatatatatttttatttacataatttaatgtctgaaataaatattaataaaatcaCATGTGatttacataaaaataattgtTGTAATGATGGCACCAAAAAAGATCAAATTGATGATAGtaattgtttttttatatattcaaaagaaaatgagcaaataataaataaaaataattttttttatgataaaataaaacgTAGTACATCCTGGATCaataatgaagataataCATTCTCAACAAAACATCCTGATGATCATAATAACAATgtaaaaagaaaaataagtttaaaaaatatatatttagaaaCTATGGTGTGGATAGGTTTAAGTGagatttttatatatctaaaTGTATATCCAAAACTTATTGTATATTTgtttcatattattaatacctatgtaaatttttatttaagtttgaataaaaataataatacatataacTATGAGAAATgtaatttcttttataatttaacGCACCAGTTTATGTGTGTCAAATGtctatttcttttttatttatataatagatCTACAAgcaaaaaaatatataataaaaaatttaatagGAAACaagataaattaaataataatatccCTGAAATATTACAAtgtgataatatatatagcagaagaaaaaaaatactattaaataaagaaaattttatgtcctttaaaaatatatatataaaaattctATTATTCGAGATAGAAACACAGAAGggtaatataaatatggatatttttgataaccatgaaatatttatagaaaaCAATTATGTATGTTTACAAGATGATCATATTCCagaatataattttaaattgCCATATCGTATTATAgacaaaaataaaaaatcaaaatCGAAATTTTGGCCttttaaaacaaaaaataaagaatttaatactataaaaaatgatataaaagatataaataaaaaaaataaacataatgTAGTAGAAGATgtgaaaaaagaaaatgttGAAAAGaatcatatattatctgatgataatcaaaaaaataaaataaatataaaagaacataaagaattaataaaaaaattacatttagatgaaaagaaattatttaattcatttttttatcataatagcttaaataaaagacataaagaatatacaataataaaaaatttgaaaatatatttatccTTAATGactaaaatatattataatgatagAAAGGTTCAAATTTTATATGCTcgttattattttttaaaacaaaaatatataaaggttatcaatattttatctttacTTAATGatcattataaaaaaaaaacatattattttaaaagagACGAACAAGGTTATCTTACAAgtatacaaaaaaaaaataacaataaatctaataatatatatttaaataatatctTGTTTTTCCATTTAAATAACCAATCtgattttttatatgaatatataaatatatatatgtattatcaatcatatatcaaattaaaaaattacaaaaaagctaattattataaaaatatcttaaatactatatttttatattgtcCAATTATACCTTTCCATTCCTTCCCATTTATAAATCTTTAAAATTGGTAGGGAATCCAAACATTTTAAGACAGAAAAAttttaacaaataaaaagttACTTTCacttattattttattgtttttttttttttttttaaacataaaaatttaccgaatttttaatatatatatttatatatttgtgtttttttttttttttttttttttgtgtactacaatatatttattaataaataatatttttgtgtGTTATTACATAtctgtttttttttttttttttgtctgTCCCTTTTTAgtttattaaataaaaaaaagaaaaacattacatatatatatatatatatatatatatgtaatatattatttttgatatatatttgtcacttttcttatttttaattaaaataatatatatatatatatatatacatatatatttaatttttttttttttggtggaatgaagtatatatttgtattcttataataaaagcaatttttaaaattttatttctaaattattcataagaatatattcggttcttttaattataaataacTATTAtcctttaaaaaaaaattaataataattaatgGATAAAACCcaaaatgaataaaaagaaattgttgtttttatattatttcaaaatattatataagaataataaataattatatgtaataaatataaataatatttaattcaATCTGTGTCgtgttttttttctatatatttattttgatat from Plasmodium gaboni strain SY75 chromosome 14, whole genome shotgun sequence includes:
- a CDS encoding hypothetical protein (conserved Plasmodium protein, unknown function) — translated: MINENHKGDIKIDNKLIDIQFLNDNIKKYDRHNLRTTLRKYIRDNNRLLNYYKFNEIVNNFEKFKNVFIIYTNIFLQKNKIFNYTFRYSKIIKILYLNKKGKRLIYGDNYIKDTALNLNKNDANQKKLGFLLDKNKNKNRRNKENKKNKKNKENKGKDKLTQDEDKENLGFDKSEENTKQLYNNNEDIEIHKSIPSNDDNKKKEYFINFHYELKEKDINKLEHIISHSNISLPTFSYFDIYLFSNNKKIKYEINKKNIKYIDINSVLYCLYISVIISYIYLNDFRNAYMKFLEYIYFKRKLKKLRKNYNETEKRKLRFSSLISSDLKSKIYNYYDALYEKRASVIMQKIKRDKRGNAKNYEKIERQEVNKEIKTHEDNNNSVTDFDIIKGQEKCKEFSKNKFNFLKKNNKKKKKIKLKKNISVKQDTNITHTEINIKNDDLHNHDYKHNDNVINKYNSQDVQNDKQHVDHKKLMDDQNFIFHDVHENVNHKCDLSKRKNKINKKFLYRKNLKKEESNVISKKRKTREVLQLDEYILYLKIKYKEKSLQNLTNALTTIYINDIYSYMKRFKSIMNIEHDEKKNMLKKERILKKYTKMNDKKYYSYNYFFDVLIYFTYFKQINIIEGLLIMAFICSKLNFVNISTYIYKNVYLYFYFIFEKYQKKNKKKPFHIGHEINKFSSFKIKKMKDIDYLNDQNNICIKDNNQMDDKTNDDNYVKENLHITKKKKTKKSKININKKKTQKKKKKKKKKEITELFNDTNSNEEEADVNACENFNIPQCVDSKNYDIYKNYSNINDSISYNVKNETAIYIYEYLIHLLKDNKNFYMIHDFLEENKYFKNCNYNFLNNYLNIANDYIIIATKIKNALSLNNKHIFYGIRKHILIYLNLINYVETKYIFYENNYNLKNLVYHLYIDKIVKSYDFNLYTYEKNLYVLRRILFFDSNINIYHLYNNFTLNDNTFKSIFYAIYENLNVHDSYLITYQDMDEQNLSKGNNVYNNTIDDQNIYMDDDKTKKKKKKSVYITTNTTDRYNHYRDSLNFFFNLKMIKRKKKNDDDNDDNIYQPIIGQNDTCSNNKTSVQFKFDNLEDNKKIKDDNHNNDDNNKNDNNNKDDDNNDNNNNDIKNNNNNNNNNNVMSEKNIFQGEDTDKNINNTIINIDDKKKKKKKSNYFLNFYNKKIYEKYNNNNKRHKSEIILNMSYNNMENIIRTKNNRNKSFFVPKKSSYNIFHNILSKRNIYINNTNNDNIINYKYFPFNYYKYYYSYDDPMNNVKNQNLKTYFNFKNNQLKLLIYNFLYLYIFDEYIYMHTHKKDINEYFNFVNVLKKKQKLRYRVYHFFCKSSKDIGDEITYYKKYIKEKYLKKNKRKDNKMYNSIIKEKGIDIKMKKDISFKGRNKKENDICARNLDGSKNLLMKENKSVSLKSLFIDNKKNYSIKSIHFMRDIYRKNYINYHMKINIEKYEHICFLFLITEMLSVVLLPYINFHIPFVYTKINKNMNDMEFTHIDKFRFENKCYDNYDDDDYNDYDDYDDYEEKNIEQVDIRSGDDNDITHNNNNNSNNNSNNNSNNSNNDVFMGGLCDSSNLHKINNTVDKNNLNNLEVRNKLTFSNTYNMKDVKKKEKKKVLLFNKKKGTKSTLKTSAKRSKKTYYHRKVTSNAKNETLYIQKYCIHNENKIKYTIGKRNSSNIFNRRKQINKQKITGHQKKKYNKNNLKKNKNNEIYQSYDDNNNNIYYIGLFNMNRINDKLCNITNLNVGTKCIIEQNFLYNDYYSIDINEFKKIFHNKGKYFLIKKYEKIIALAYFTRFNTYLIFSLYERIAMLNYLYSNYNSVISILRYLNYVHCKLINKYAPDPYSNKNKNKTTIQNIHNDKYEYNQNDKSDKCIFSSDNIYRGKINPTIDNIRLNSYDTNDKPNNTNIFFYMKNEDIPFKDYIFNTYSTNYINDRKYITEESNKYVNENIFEKIANIKSFRFSLFFDIFFELKVNFNHLINSHICVQNGLKYLFFYMKNCHKFNLIIDCEQKVKRIEHMKLFYDNIIDKEKEENYDNKKIYDKSCYYYNIYKPRNNLEHTTNKYKTNEYNQHPDENIFIRTKSDIILSKKNFLELKKSGEYTLDIKDILREGNTNYMHKEHINNKKKTNKNNSLNDFFLNTHVSKDSMKYSNIQNDKYNNMENIDYSNKSSECMNEKDRHNKYNKYKKYITNDIFINNKEYIFEYKLDMNKLRGSKLYFIIGISLLKQINTNPYYDNIKEVHFIYEEDDLINKEININNIVKNDYTELLQLSYKYIMKSIHIDPNSILNYYYLCIIYLYNLKINKCIYICKNFLIRHNIYDMYTFPFFMLSLTVMSCRTIQSKSKKKYEINYDNNNINMKHNCKDKYCSMHYRGYQQQCKNNKMLYEHMSPFEKYNKQYASMLNSVKINAPNFFNSITNIQDIYNMNNKNISNNKNISNNKNISNNKNLSLDSNLSISSNDTNNSNKLCNISNIINCNILKNKEDEIVVLKENDEKNLTNLYTNKNELSCDEEKKNKSKKMIIFSDTTNKDLNNSTYATKGNLINKNINNNEKKKERKISEQSKKDIISTKVNDDLYQKRQILNKDFLDILNKAMNIFCNNFFFLYLYVYYIIHYFSLYDILFIWERKNKKKRNEYKKYNQQTHFQNMSLNNLINCNGSESDMNNENNNPFNIVNKKNKGNKKLTNCIKEEIDKILFSMKILEGRNCSQNDEKNTKNRRKINTPNIYETNKKRTRYLYNKLSYLNNININNNNNNNNYNKNNKDYIDISNIKLLPCCIPILVILYKYIHRNICSKKTKNNSDVYIYFYLHNLMSEININKITCDLHKNNCCNDGTKKDQIDDSNCFFIYSKENEQIINKNNFFYDKIKRSTSWINNEDNTFSTKHPDDHNNNVKRKISLKNIYLETMVWIGLSEIFIYLNVYPKLIVYLFHIINTYVNFYLSLNKNNNTYNYEKCNFFYNLTHQFMCVKCLFLFYLYNRSTSKKIYNKKFNRKQDKLNNNIPEILQCDNIYSRRKKILLNKENFMSFKNIYIKILLFEIETQKGNINMDIFDNHEIFIENNYVCLQDDHIPEYNFKLPYRIIDKNKKSKSKFWPFKTKNKEFNTIKNDIKDINKKNKHNVVEDVKKENVEKNHILSDDNQKNKINIKEHKELIKKLHLDEKKLFNSFFYHNSLNKRHKEYTIIKNLKIYLSLMTKIYYNDRKVQILYARYYFLKQKYIKVINILSLLNDHYKKKTYYFKRDEQGYLTSIQKKNNNKSNNIYLNNILFFHLNNQSDFLYEYINIYMYYQSYIKLKNYKKANYYKNILNTIFLYCPIIPFHSFPFINL